A genomic segment from Tachysurus fulvidraco isolate hzauxx_2018 unplaced genomic scaffold, HZAU_PFXX_2.0 HiC_scaffold_42_np12, whole genome shotgun sequence encodes:
- the LOC125140684 gene encoding uncharacterized protein LOC125140684 has product MRSLFDYHPRVLGIIGILMICLLIRGNAEKTSTFGRSRRDVHENTYWQFANYTAKMITNESCYVCMILPTAASKHTMIPMKSNGSELKAIAQYCRNSYSMWKQDAYRVQNGTHLSLVINSPASLWCEAGGPGRTDLTGTTICLRTLMRVTKRTFKVNQTRVNTFVAQPPPKLNYTHCFVGTGNTPLGNIASRRCTHLYYPYSDDGTCPQAECSLIHPSDTGTLLRADDWYWVCGKNVYLALPRNWGGVCTLARFRYPGVVIAHSHSPIKRPKREVSYNDFPPPEHRLKPTLSKFFDSFFPQYGMTQVWNQLEVTHYRLATYINSTNRATEGIKQELAALRLTATQNRMALDILLAKEGGVCALIGDQCCTFIPSNDDDHGSISDALHDMHKVANQMKRDEHGDNSWGLWYTLFGQWTPYLSMIIPVIVVLLLLCLFGPCIYKCIHYIIMSNLTTKQLVKLDDIDDDPEWSPPFSDDYFTEFAQTDPETDKGKYGQ; this is encoded by the coding sequence ATGAGGAGCCTGTTTGACTATCACCCAAGAGTTTTAGGGATCATTGGCATCCTTATGATCTGCCTGTTAATTAGAGGGAATGCAGAAAAGACTTCCACCTTTGGTAGAAGTCGCAGAGACGTGCATGAAAACACTTATTGGCAATTTGCCAACTACACtgccaaaatgatcacaaatgagtcttgttatgtgtgtatgattctcCCCACAGCTGCgagtaaacacacaatgatcCCCATGAAAAGTAATGGTAGTGAATTGAAAGCCATAGCCCAATACTGTAGAAATTCTTACTCCATGTGGAAGCAGGATGCTTATAGAGTCCAGAATGGCACACATTTGAGTCTGGTGATAAATTCACCGGCCTCCCTGTGGTGTGAAGCTGGAGGTCCTGGGAGGACTGATTTAACTGGTACCACCATATGTCTACGAACTCTAATGCGTGTGACAAAACGAACATTCAAAGTAAACCAAACAAGAGTTAACACATTTGTTGCACAGCCTCCTCCTAAattgaactacacacactgttttgtaggTACAGGAAACACACCGTTAGGTAATATCGCCAGCCGTAGGTGCACTCATTTATATTACCCATATTCTGATGACGGAACCTGCCCACAGGCAGAGTGTTccctcattcatccatctgacaCCGGCACATTACTCAGGGCTGACGACTGGTACTGGGTCTGTGGTAAAAACGTGTATCTAGCCCTACCCCGTAACTGGGGAGGAGTATGTACTTTAGCAAGGTTTAGGTATCCAGGTGTGGTCatagctcactcacactcaccaatAAAGCGACCCAAGAGAGAGGTGTCTTATAATGACTTTCCTCCGCCAGAACATAGACTGAAACCTACACTGAGTAAATTCTTTGATTCCTTCTTCCCACAGTATGGGATGACTCAGGTTtggaatcaactagaagtcacacATTATCGGCTTGCCACTTATATTAACTCCACTAATCGGGCAACCGAAGGCATTAAACAGGAACTCGCGGCCCTTAGATTGACTGCTACACAAAATAGAATGGCCTTAGATATTCTATTAGCTAAAGAGGGAGGTGTATGTGCCCTGATTGGAGATCAATGTTGCACCTTCATTCCCTCGAATGATGACGACCATGGGTCTATCTCAGATGCACTGCATGATATGCACAAAgtagcaaaccaaatgaaacgaGACGAACACGGAGATAATAGTTGGGGACTTTGGTATACACTGTTCGGACAGTGGACTCCCTATCTATCAATGATAATCCCAGTGATTGTGGTATTActcttattatgtttgtttggcccttgcatatacaaatgcattcattacatcataatgtccaATCTAACGACCAAACAACTTGTGAAACTAGACGATATTGACGATGACCCTGAATGGAGTCCTCCGTTCAGCGATGactatttcactgaatttgcccagactgatccagaaacagacaaaggtaAATACGGACAGTAG
- the LOC125140685 gene encoding protein NYNRIN-like, whose protein sequence is MSAARWLRYHTILLDMPNVKVKRCTVLNPATLLPTEADGEPHNCVVVVNEICSPRSDLQETPLQNPDLEFFVDGSAFRDQKTGRNCVGYAVVTQHETVKAESLPEHLSAQAAELVALTTACRLARDKTVTIYTDSRYAFGVVHDFGTLWKNRGFLTSSGKAITHNGLISELLDAILLPKSIAICKCEAHTGKHDPMSQGNAQADAAAKSAAQKLIFSSENDETLCMLQICTPTADLKDLQSQSTAQDRATWRKAGGVVRDGVWYGPDDKPCLPKKLFQFYAKLAHGQDHASKGGMYNSVSRYWHTKGFANYSQKFCEKCIVCATNNIGRGVKVSQSAHPPPQRPFEHLQMDFIELTPSEGKKYCLVIVDMFSKWVEAFPTSKQDASAVAKALLSEIIPRWGIPDKISSDNGTPFVNQALRRVGEYLGIDLRQHCAYHPASGGAVERENGEGSTA, encoded by the exons atGTCTGCGGCACGTTGGCTGAGATATCACACTATTTTGCTTGACATgccaaatgtgaaagtaaaacgCTGTACTGTGTTAAACCCTGCAACTCTTCTCCCTACAGAAGCAGATGGGGAACCACACAATTGTGTTGTGGttgtaaatgaaatttgcaGTCCTAGGTCTGATTTGCAGGAAACGCCGTTGCAGAATCCAGATCTTGAGTTTTTTGTGGATGGATCAGccttcagagatcagaaaacaggCCGCAACTGCGTGGGGTATGCAGTAGTGACACAACATGAAACGGTTAAAGCAGAATCATTACCAGAGCATCTCTCTGCGCAGGCAGCCGAATTGGTTGCTTTAACAACAGCATGCAGGTTAGCAAGAGACAAAACTGTCACCATTTATACTGACAGTAGATATGCATTTGGGGTAGTGCATGATTTTGGTACATTGTGGAAAAACAGAGGTTTCCTGACTTCTTCAGGTAAAGCAATCACGCACAATGGCCTGATTTCTGAACTCCTGGATGCAATCCTGTTGCCAAAATCTATTGCCATATGTAAGTGTGAAGCACACACTGGGAAACATGACCCCATGTCACAGGGCAATGCGCAAGCAGATGCAGCAGCAAAATCAGCTGCGCAGAAACTGATTTTTTCGTCAGAGAACGACGAAACTTTGTGTATGTTGCAAATATGTACTCCCACAGCAGATCTCAAAGATCTTCAATCACAGTCTACAGCCCAAGACAGAGCCACATGGAGAAAAGCAGGAGGTGTGGTAAGAGATGGGGTTTGGTACGGCCCTGATGACAAGCCATGTTTGCCAAAGAAATTGTTTCAATTCTATGCTAAATTGGCGCATGGCCAAGACCATGCGTCAAAAGGGGGGATGTATAACAGTGTCTCCAGATACTGGCACACTAAGGGCTTTGCAAACTATTCCCAGAAGTTTTGTGagaaatgtatagtgtgtgcaacAAACAACATTGGCCGAGGCGTTAAAGTCTCCCAGAGCGCCCATCCTCCGCCACAGCGACCATTTGAACACCTTCAGATGGACTTTATTGAACTGACACCCAGTGAAGGCAAAAAATACTGTTTGGTGATAGTGGATATGTTCTCTAAGTGGGTGGAAGCTTTCCCCACTTCCAAACAGGATGCAAGTGCAGTAGCTAAAGCACTCCTGTCTGAAATTATTCCTCGTTGGGGAATCCCTGACAAAATCAGTAGTGACAATGGGACTCCATTTGTAAACCAAGCACTTCGACGGGTGGGAGAGTACTTGGGTATAGATCTCAGACAACACTGTGCGTACCACCCTGCCAGCGGAGGGGCGGTGGAGCGAGAAAATG GTGAAGGAAGCACTGCCTAA